In Nicotiana tabacum cultivar K326 chromosome 2, ASM71507v2, whole genome shotgun sequence, the following proteins share a genomic window:
- the LOC107828551 gene encoding uncharacterized protein LOC107828551, with product MYKNDARPKAKFIMWLQLQDKLLTTDRLAKWVIALDLECVMFHTQPESRNHLFMDCDFTRAVWNRILLWLQKQERPTTGWDQHVAWIIQNVKGRTQQAHIFKSVYAECVYAIWMERNQRIFEKKSRNWEIIAREIAYLSNVRASHGVQNLLHSMLF from the coding sequence ATGTATAAGAATGATGCTAGACCCAAGGCCAAATTCATCATGTGGCTGCAGCTACAAGACAAGCTTCTCACTACTGATAGGCTAGCAAAATGGGTCATAGCTCTTGACTTAGAATGTGTCATGTTCCATACTCAACCTGAAAGTAGAAATCATTTATTCATGGACTGTGATTTCACCAGAGCAGTGTGGAATAGGATTCTCCTATGGCTTCAGAAGCAGGAACGGCCAACCACTGGATGGGATCAACATGTAGCTTGGATAATCCAGAATGTAAAAGGGAGGACTCAACAAGCACACATCTTCAAAAGTGTCTATGCAGAATGTGTCTATGCCATTTGGATGGAGAGAAATCAGAGGATCTTCGAAAAGAAATCAAGGAACTGGGAGATTATAGCTAGAGAGATTGCCTACTTGTCCAATGTTAGAGCATCTCATGGTGTCCAAAACTTGTTACATAGCATGTTGTTCTAG
- the LOC107772849 gene encoding protein argonaute 1C-like: MGHGMDPIVLLQQTFINVLLVLNPKSALIAKNSHKCLVIIHIYNLNFKVVRHNTYANNPYAKEFGIKIIDKLAQPMYHDNGREKDCLPQVGQWNMKNKNFIPNPVLPLSSTRPDQVERVLKTRFHDAMTKLKMHGRELYLLVVILPDNNGSLYGDLKRICETELGVVSQCCLTKHVSSQCSAETLCLLMQYRGEFPLSATVLPLFFGADVTHSHPGEDSK; encoded by the exons ATGGGTCATGGGATGGACCCAATAGTACTACTGCAACAAACCTTCATCAACGTCTTACTAGTCTTGAATCCCAAGAGTGCATTGATTGCGAAAAATAGCCATAAATGCCTTGTAATAATCCACATATATAATCTCAACTTCAAG GTTGTACGTCATAACACCTACGCTAATAACCCATATGCCAAGGAGTTTGGCATTAAGATTATTGACAAGTTGGCACAA CCTATGTATCATGATAACGGCCGAGAAAAAGACTGCCTGCCACAAGTTGGCCAATGGAATATGAAGAATAAG AACTTCATTCCAAATCCTGTTCTGCCACTTTCGAGTACACGCCCTGATCAGGTCGAAAGAGTCTTGAAAACTCGATTTCATGATGCTATGACAAAGTTGAAGATGCATGGGAGGGAGCTTTATCTCCTGGTTGTTATCTTGCCAGACAATAATGGCTCTCTTTATG GTGATCTGAAGCGAATTTGCGAGACTGAACTAGGAGTTGTCTCACAGTGCTGTTTGACAAAACATGTATCTAGCCAATGTAGCGCCGAAACACTGTGCTTGTTGATGCAATATCGAGGCGAATTTCCCTTGTCAGCGACAGTCCTACCATTATTTTTTGGTGCAGATGTCACCCACTCTCACCCTGGGGAGGACTCAAAATAG
- the LOC107777762 gene encoding GDSL esterase/lipase At5g45910-like, with product MASLTNHCFFIFLLVISSFFFAQAETSPFYSIYSFGDSDSASTSDHLAAVLGLPSLQHYTKEGVEFESGISFMTPGATVMSPFSFIKNGIPAPQQSHHSQISAFMKLFYKDCFSFHDCGRNKVLQKAIVFMDQPGFNDYKHSLLHTKSISEVSKLVPDVVETIKSSIEQLIKDAEAKHFVVSGIIPIGCLPGFRTMFPDNSRKIQCHKGLNLFATLHNDHLWQALEELRLKYPEVEIIYTDYFKGFMAVLHNHAFLGFKTKTLMKVCCGSTGSGPFNFDPLRQCGEKGAVACSDRASHIHWDGYRLTPEASKNMIDTLFSKNGFVFPEFKFSTNHHTAAAERHRSKVYGRFRDGLRHLLELHANNVVDY from the coding sequence ATGGCTTCCCTTACCAACCATTGTTTCTTCATCTTTCTATTAGTGATCTCCTCTTTCTTTTTCGCGCAGGCTGAAACTTCCCCGTTTTATTCCATTTACAGCTTCGGAGACAGTGATTCTGCTTCTACTTCTGATCATTTAGCCGCTGTGCTTGGTCTGCCTTCTCTACAACATTACACCAAAGAAGGCGTTGAGTTTGAGTCCGGTATTAGTTTCATGACGCCTGGAGCAACAGTTATGAGTCCCTTTTCCTTCATAAAGAATGGCATCCCAGCGCCTCAGCAGTCTCATCACTCGCAGATTTCCGCCTTTATGAAACTCTTCTATAAGGATTGCTTCTCTTTTCATGACTGCGGCAGGAACAAGGTTCTTCAGAAAGCTATCGTCTTTATGGATCAGCCTGGTTTTAATGATTACAAGCACTCTCTTTTGCATACAAAATCTATTTCCGAAGTGTCCAAACTTGTCCCTGATGTTGTGGAGACAATCAAAAGTTCTATCGAACAACTGATCAAAGATGCAGAGGCCAAACACTTTGTGGTTTCTGGAATTATTCCAATTGGTTGCCTTCCAGGTTTTCGAACGATGTTTCCCGATAATAGCAGGAAAATTCAATGTCACAAAGGACTAAATTTGTTCGCAACATTGCACAATGATCATCTATGGCAAGCGTTGGAGGAGCTGCGATTGAAGTACCCTGAAGTTGAGATCATATATACAGATTATTTCAAGGGGTTTATGGCGGTTCTACACAATCATGCGTTCTTGGGATTCAAGACTAAGACGTTGATGAAGGTTTGTTGCGGAAGTACTGGAAGCGGTCCTTTTAACTTTGATCCTCTGAGGCAATGTGGAGAGAAAGGAGCTGTAGCATGTTCAGATAGGGCTTCGCATATACATTGGGATGGATATCGATTAACACCTGAGGCTTCAAAGAATATGATTGATACTCTCTTCAGCAAAAACGGTTTTGTATTTCCAGAGTTTAAGTTCTCAACAAATCATCATACAGCTGCAGCAGAAAGGCACCGTTCCAAGGTTTATGGACGATTTAGAGATGGTCTAAGGCATTTATTGGAGTTGCATGCTAATAACGTAGTGGACTACTGA